A segment of the Mesotoga infera genome:
ACACGACGAAAACCCCTACCCGCATCTTCTTTCACCGTCCAGCCTTTGGTTATTTCAAGTTCCTTCGCGGTCTTCTCATCATAGAACGGTCCGACCGGCTTTGAAGGGTGCAGGAATCCCTCGTCTTCCTTATCTACTACGATTTGAGTCAGAACGCACGCAATGTCTCTTCTTTTGCCTCGCTTCAGAAGCTCATTGTTCAGGGTCTGAGTAATCAAGTAGCCAATAGATCCCTGAGTCATTGCATCGTTTACATCGATTGGGAATGGAGGGAATACGTCTTTTGACATATCCTGTTGAACCAACAAGTTGCCCACCTGCGGGCCGTTTCCGTGTGTGATGATCAGTTCATAGCCTTCCTCCACAAGATCTGCGAGATAAGAGGTAGTTGAGAGGAGGTTTTTCTCCATTATTTCTGCAGTGGTTTTTTCGTTTGGCTTATTTAGAGCATTGCCACCTATTGCAACAAC
Coding sequences within it:
- the arcC gene encoding carbamate kinase, which translates into the protein VVAIGGNALNKPNEKTTAEIMEKNLLSTTSYLADLVEEGYELIITHGNGPQVGNLLVQQDMSKDVFPPFPIDVNDAMTQGSIGYLITQTLNNELLKRGKRRDIACVLTQIVVDKEDEGFLHPSKPVGPFYDEKTAKELEITKGWTVKEDAGRGFRRVVPSPIPLDVLEIEPIREMINDGTIVVAAGGGGIPVVRDNRGMIKGVEAVIDKDRASALLAKLIDADALVILTGVDYAYINFGKKDQKELKVVTVEEGRKLIDAGHFARGSMLPKIESAIEFVSRTRKESIITSLEKVDQALRGESGTRIVP